A stretch of Pristis pectinata isolate sPriPec2 chromosome 26, sPriPec2.1.pri, whole genome shotgun sequence DNA encodes these proteins:
- the casp9 gene encoding caspase-9 isoform X3: MEESHRKLLQKHRVTLVTSLQPEPLCSRLVAKRIFTEDMIEEVKNSGTRRDQARQLITDLQTRGTKAFPAFLESLEETGQHNLADLLREGLSIRSSSSISVKPIMPGEGFKPVEQMTQTPLPVQCSDTDFLVPGKPTTKGQKYDTVYKMDANPRGYCLIINNVDFYPDSDLKCRLGSDIDCERVQNLFKKLYFKTIVRKNLTKHAQHRQFPGAIYGVDGSPAVSVQQIVSFFDGSHSPTLREKPKIFFLQACGGDQKDKGFHTTEEVDSAPDKFSETASLQTDATPCQAEDEPDAVSSLPTPSDILVSYSTFPGYVSWRDKREGSWYIKTLVRVFSEYAHSEDLQTLLTRVTRNISENEEANGVFKQIPGSFNFLRKHLYFLNKEKQ, from the exons ATGGAAGAGAGTCACAGAAAACTGCTGCAGAAACACCGAGTGACGCTGGTGACCAGCCTGCAACCCGAGCCCCTGTGTAGCCGACTGGTGGCGAAGCGCATTTTCACCGAGGACATGATAGAGGAAGTCAAG AACTCAGGGACACGCAGGGATCAAGCCCGTCAGTTGATAACTGATCTGCAGACTCGTGGGACAAaagcatttccagcttttttggAGAGTCTGGAGGAAACAGGACAACATAATCTTGCTGATTTACTGAGAGAGGGGCTCTCCATCCGATCCAGCTCTTCCATTTCTGTTAAACCAATCATGCCAGGGGAAGGATTCAAGCCAGTAGAGCAAATGACCCAGACTCCTCTCCCAGTCCAAT GTTCAGATACTGATTTCTTAGTTCCAGGAAAACCAACCACCAAAGGACAGAAGTATGACACA GTTTATAAAATGGATGCCAATCCTCGAGGGTATTGTTTGATCATCAACAATGTGGACTTCTATCCAGACAGTGATTTGAAATGTCGCTTGGGCTCTGACATTGATTGTGAACGTGTCCAAAATCTCTTTAAGAAATTGTACTTTAAGACTATTGTTCGAAAAAATTTGACCAAACAT GCTCAACATAGACAATTTCCTGGTGCAATATATGGAGTGGATGGAAGTCCCGCCGTTTCAGTTCAACAAATTGTCAGCTTCTTTGATGGCTCACACAGCCCAACGCTGCGTGAAAAACCCAAAATATTCTTCCTTCAAGCTTGTGGTGGAG ATCAAAAGGACAAAGGATTCCACACAACAGAGGAAGTGGACAGTGCTCCTGATAAATTCTCTGAAACTGCCAGTTTACAGACTGATGCTACTCCATGTCAAGCAGAGGATGAGCCAGATGCAGTATCAAGTTTACCAACCCCCAGTGACATTTTAGTTTCATACTCTACATTCCCAG GCTATGTGTCCTGGCGAGATAaaagagagggatcttggtacATTAAAACATTAGTGCGTGTTTTCAGTGAATATGCTCATTCAGAAGATCTACAGACATTACTAACAAGG GTGACaagaaatatttcagaaaatgaagAAGCTAATGGAGTGTTTAAGCAGATTCCTGGTTCTTTCAACTTTCTCCGgaaacatctttactttcttaacaAGGAgaagcagtga
- the casp9 gene encoding caspase-9 isoform X2, whose amino-acid sequence MEESHRKLLQKHRVTLVTSLQPEPLCSRLVAKRIFTEDMIEEVKNSGTRRDQARQLITDLQTRGTKAFPAFLESLEETGQHNLADLLREGLSIRSSSSISVKPIMPGEGFKPVEQMTQTPLPVQCSDTDFLVPGKPTTKGQKYDTVYKMDANPRGYCLIINNVDFYPDSDLKCRLGSDIDCERVQNLFKKLYFKTIVRKNLTKHHMLKELRSLACKDHANFDCCVVVILSHGSQAQHRQFPGAIYGVDGSPAVSVQQIVSFFDGSHSPTLREKPKIFFLQACGGDQKDKGFHTTEEVDSAPDKFSETASLQTDATPCQAEDEPDAVSSLPTPSDILVSYSTFPGYVSWRDKREGSWYIKTLVRVFSEYAHSEDLQTLLTRVTRNISENEEANGVFKQIPGSFNFLRKHLYFLNKEKQ is encoded by the exons ATGGAAGAGAGTCACAGAAAACTGCTGCAGAAACACCGAGTGACGCTGGTGACCAGCCTGCAACCCGAGCCCCTGTGTAGCCGACTGGTGGCGAAGCGCATTTTCACCGAGGACATGATAGAGGAAGTCAAG AACTCAGGGACACGCAGGGATCAAGCCCGTCAGTTGATAACTGATCTGCAGACTCGTGGGACAAaagcatttccagcttttttggAGAGTCTGGAGGAAACAGGACAACATAATCTTGCTGATTTACTGAGAGAGGGGCTCTCCATCCGATCCAGCTCTTCCATTTCTGTTAAACCAATCATGCCAGGGGAAGGATTCAAGCCAGTAGAGCAAATGACCCAGACTCCTCTCCCAGTCCAAT GTTCAGATACTGATTTCTTAGTTCCAGGAAAACCAACCACCAAAGGACAGAAGTATGACACA GTTTATAAAATGGATGCCAATCCTCGAGGGTATTGTTTGATCATCAACAATGTGGACTTCTATCCAGACAGTGATTTGAAATGTCGCTTGGGCTCTGACATTGATTGTGAACGTGTCCAAAATCTCTTTAAGAAATTGTACTTTAAGACTATTGTTCGAAAAAATTTGACCAAACAT CATATGTTGAAAGAACTGAGAAGTCTGGCATGCAAGGACCATGCAAATTTTGATTGTTGTGTTGTAGTTATTCTTTCGCATGGGAGTCAG GCTCAACATAGACAATTTCCTGGTGCAATATATGGAGTGGATGGAAGTCCCGCCGTTTCAGTTCAACAAATTGTCAGCTTCTTTGATGGCTCACACAGCCCAACGCTGCGTGAAAAACCCAAAATATTCTTCCTTCAAGCTTGTGGTGGAG ATCAAAAGGACAAAGGATTCCACACAACAGAGGAAGTGGACAGTGCTCCTGATAAATTCTCTGAAACTGCCAGTTTACAGACTGATGCTACTCCATGTCAAGCAGAGGATGAGCCAGATGCAGTATCAAGTTTACCAACCCCCAGTGACATTTTAGTTTCATACTCTACATTCCCAG GCTATGTGTCCTGGCGAGATAaaagagagggatcttggtacATTAAAACATTAGTGCGTGTTTTCAGTGAATATGCTCATTCAGAAGATCTACAGACATTACTAACAAGG GTGACaagaaatatttcagaaaatgaagAAGCTAATGGAGTGTTTAAGCAGATTCCTGGTTCTTTCAACTTTCTCCGgaaacatctttactttcttaacaAGGAgaagcagtga
- the ddost gene encoding dolichyl-diphosphooligosaccharide--protein glycosyltransferase 48 kDa subunit → MAEGQRGSGVGKVVSRASVPMFLLLFALLSVANGAGRMLVLLENINMKETHSIYFRSLADLGFNLTFKISDDPSLSLIKHGEFLYDHLIIFSPSVEDFGGNINVDTIATFIDGGGNVLVAASSDIGDPLRELGSECGIEFDEEKTLVIDHHNYDVSDPGQHTLIIADSEQLLKAPTIVGKQPTNPLLFRGVGMVADPDNPLVLDILTGSSSSYSFFPDKPVTQYPHAVGKNTLLIAGLQARNNARAVFSGSIDFFSDAFFDSPVQKAVPGAERFPKTGNFELAMALSRWVFKEEGVLRVGKVSHHPVGETNPPNAYTITDLVEYSIVIEKLSNGKWVPFDGDDIQLEFVRIDPFVRTYLKKNDGKYSVQFKLPDVYGVFQFKVDYNRLGYTHLYSSTQVSVRPLQHTQYERFIPSAYPYYASTFSMMVGLFLFSVVFLHMKEKEKAE, encoded by the exons ATGGCGGAGGGTCAGAGAGGGAGCGGGGTTGGGAAGGTTGTGAGCCGGGCTTCAGTGCCCATGTTCCTGCTGCTCTTCGCCCTCCTGTCGGTGGCGAATGGGGCCGGGCGGATGCTGGTGCTTCTGGAGAACATCAACATGAAGGAGACGCACTCCATATACTTCAGGAGCCTGGCgg ATCTTGGGTTCAATTTGACATTCAAGATTTCAGATGACCCCAGTCTGTCTCTGATTAAACATGGAGAATTTCTGTATGATCACCTCATCATTTTTTCACCATCTGTGGAAG attttggAGGCAACATCAATGTTGATACTATTGCAACATTCAttgatggcggtggaaacgtacTGGTTGCTGCAAGCTCCGACATTG ggGATCCTTTACGAGAACTGGGTAGTGAGTGTGGGATTGAATTTGATGAGGAGAAAACTTTGGTCATTGACCATCATAACTATGATGTTTCTGATCCCGGTCAG CACACCCTGATCATTGCTGACAGTGAACAACTGCTGAAGGCTCCCACCATTGTGGGGAAGCAACCCACAAATCCTCTTCTATTCCGAGGAGTTGG tATGGTGGCGGATCCTGATAATCCTCTGGTCTTGGATATTCTGACTGGATCCTCTAGTTCTTACTCCTTCTTTCCAGACAAACCAGTCACACAG TATCCTCATGCTGTGGGGAAGAACACCTTGCTGATTGCTGGACTCCAGGCACGGAACAATGCTCGAGCTGTCTTCAGTGGTTCTATTGATTTCTTCAGTGATGCTTTCTTTGACTCTCCTGTGCAAAAAGCAGTCCCAGGAGCTGAGCG atttccaaaaacTGGGAACTTTGAACTGGCAATGGCGCTGTCCCGCTGGGTATTCAAAGAGGAAGGAGTTCTCCGTGTTGGAAAAGTGTCTCACCATCCTGTTGGAGAAACCAATCCACCAAATGCCTATACCATAACTGATCTGGTG GAATACAGCATTGTTATTGAGAAACTCTCCAATGGAAAATGGGTCCCATTTGATGGGGATGACATTCAACTGGAGTTTGTTCGCATTGATCCCTTTGTTAGAACTTATCTAAAGAAAAATG ATGGTAAATACAGCGTACAGTTCAAACTGCCAGATGTTTATGGTGTGTTCCAGTTTAAAGTGGATTACAACAGGCTTGGATACACTCACCTTTATTCTTCCACTCAG GTATCTGTTCGTCCCCTTCAGCACACTCAGTACGAACGTTTCATTCCCTCTGCCTACCCATACTACGCCAGCACCTTCTCCATGATGGTTGGCCTTTTCTTGTTCTCGGTGGTCTTCTTGcacatgaaagagaaagaaaaggctGAGTGA
- the casp9 gene encoding caspase-9 isoform X1 produces the protein MEESHRKLLQKHRVTLVTSLQPEPLCSRLVAKRIFTEDMIEEVKNSGTRRDQARQLITDLQTRGTKAFPAFLESLEETGQHNLADLLREGLSIRSSSSISVKPIMPGEGFKPVEQMTQTPLPVQCSDTDFLVPGKPTTKGQKYDTVYKMDANPRGYCLIINNVDFYPDSDLKCRLGSDIDCERVQNLFKKLYFKTIVRKNLTKHHMLKELRSLACKDHANFDCCVVVILSHGSQDRVTSKAQHRQFPGAIYGVDGSPAVSVQQIVSFFDGSHSPTLREKPKIFFLQACGGDQKDKGFHTTEEVDSAPDKFSETASLQTDATPCQAEDEPDAVSSLPTPSDILVSYSTFPGYVSWRDKREGSWYIKTLVRVFSEYAHSEDLQTLLTRVTRNISENEEANGVFKQIPGSFNFLRKHLYFLNKEKQ, from the exons ATGGAAGAGAGTCACAGAAAACTGCTGCAGAAACACCGAGTGACGCTGGTGACCAGCCTGCAACCCGAGCCCCTGTGTAGCCGACTGGTGGCGAAGCGCATTTTCACCGAGGACATGATAGAGGAAGTCAAG AACTCAGGGACACGCAGGGATCAAGCCCGTCAGTTGATAACTGATCTGCAGACTCGTGGGACAAaagcatttccagcttttttggAGAGTCTGGAGGAAACAGGACAACATAATCTTGCTGATTTACTGAGAGAGGGGCTCTCCATCCGATCCAGCTCTTCCATTTCTGTTAAACCAATCATGCCAGGGGAAGGATTCAAGCCAGTAGAGCAAATGACCCAGACTCCTCTCCCAGTCCAAT GTTCAGATACTGATTTCTTAGTTCCAGGAAAACCAACCACCAAAGGACAGAAGTATGACACA GTTTATAAAATGGATGCCAATCCTCGAGGGTATTGTTTGATCATCAACAATGTGGACTTCTATCCAGACAGTGATTTGAAATGTCGCTTGGGCTCTGACATTGATTGTGAACGTGTCCAAAATCTCTTTAAGAAATTGTACTTTAAGACTATTGTTCGAAAAAATTTGACCAAACAT CATATGTTGAAAGAACTGAGAAGTCTGGCATGCAAGGACCATGCAAATTTTGATTGTTGTGTTGTAGTTATTCTTTCGCATGGGAGTCAG GACAGGGTCACCAGCAAG GCTCAACATAGACAATTTCCTGGTGCAATATATGGAGTGGATGGAAGTCCCGCCGTTTCAGTTCAACAAATTGTCAGCTTCTTTGATGGCTCACACAGCCCAACGCTGCGTGAAAAACCCAAAATATTCTTCCTTCAAGCTTGTGGTGGAG ATCAAAAGGACAAAGGATTCCACACAACAGAGGAAGTGGACAGTGCTCCTGATAAATTCTCTGAAACTGCCAGTTTACAGACTGATGCTACTCCATGTCAAGCAGAGGATGAGCCAGATGCAGTATCAAGTTTACCAACCCCCAGTGACATTTTAGTTTCATACTCTACATTCCCAG GCTATGTGTCCTGGCGAGATAaaagagagggatcttggtacATTAAAACATTAGTGCGTGTTTTCAGTGAATATGCTCATTCAGAAGATCTACAGACATTACTAACAAGG GTGACaagaaatatttcagaaaatgaagAAGCTAATGGAGTGTTTAAGCAGATTCCTGGTTCTTTCAACTTTCTCCGgaaacatctttactttcttaacaAGGAgaagcagtga